From Sodalis glossinidius str. 'morsitans', the proteins below share one genomic window:
- a CDS encoding universal stress protein, producing the protein MAKSSAGQIHLVNIIQKFSPLLMCGFVSDARKMEEFLTQSAREKLSDFAKKIAIPQDNVHCHIRAGNVRDKVTRAADELAADVIIIGSRNTNIQTHLLGSDAADIVRYARVPVFVIR; encoded by the coding sequence TTGGCAAAAAGCTCGGCAGGGCAGATTCATTTAGTGAATATTATCCAGAAATTCTCACCGTTGCTGATGTGTGGGTTTGTTTCCGATGCGCGCAAGATGGAAGAATTTCTTACGCAATCGGCGAGAGAAAAGCTGAGTGATTTCGCCAAGAAAATCGCTATACCGCAGGACAATGTCCATTGTCATATCCGCGCCGGCAATGTTCGCGACAAGGTGACGCGGGCGGCGGATGAACTGGCGGCCGATGTCATCATTATTGGTTCACGTAATACCAATATTCAGACCCACCTGCTTGGATCCGATGCAGCGGACATTGTGCGTTATGCCCGTGTGCCGGTTTTTGTTATTCGCTGA